The genomic interval AAACGTTCCGCATTGACCAAAATATATTTGTCATTGTTGCCCAATGTTGGCCAAGCTGCAAAACAAACGTACAGATATACATGTGTAAACATATTTGGATTTTTACTTAACGATTCAGTTTGTACGATTTagttgaaagggatctattggcagacattaatataaaataatcctagtgatgttgtCACTAGTGTTTAATCATCTAgatcaggggtcttcaacgtttttcagacCAAGGACTCCTGAACTGATgtagagatggagcagggaccccctaatatatatatgtgtgcatTGCTGCCTGAAAGATAACGTCTTGTGCCTCCATTAATCAGTTTGCTACAATATGATGGATTCATGTTAATGTAACTTAAAGACATTTACATTTGTGGGAAGGGAAttggttaaaacattttttttgtataaaaaatagataaaaagtTCTCTAATCAACCAACAATTTCGCGaccccctgcagtacccccgTGGACCCCCTTTTGAAGACTTCTGATCTAAATGATAAAACACATTTCCCTGTAGAATGGAACCTCTCTATTTACATACTTCATATTTACCCCAGGAGCcgctcctctctacggaggccgccatgtatTTCAGATGAGCCCAAacaggacaaactaaacaacttTTGAGTTTCTATGACAACTTAAAGTTTTCCTGAAAACAGGTTCTCCTTTgcgtttggaaggggagggtgaggtgaggggcatttagctgcaacatgcaacttcaccactagatgtcactaaattctactcaCTTGACCTCTtacctttttatttgtttttgacatACTTTACAACAGATTCATCTCAGTACACAGTCTACACAATCTACAAAACCAAACTGTTCCCTTATAAAGCCTCATTTAATTTGCAAGCACTCTAAAAAGCTCATAGATTtaagtcccctaaacatgcttGATTCTTTTCATCTGCATACATGaattgttctctgagaaatgGAAATGAGGAAAATCCCAAAATGCTAAGGAAAGTAAAAGAAATATGATTTAGATCATCACCaacatttaaaagtttttcCTCGACCCATTTGGcctcccaccaagtttcatgctGATCAGTCCAGTAGTGAAAACACATCCTTTTGGCACAAGTAAAGATCATAAGTGCCATATAGTTCTGAAGTTAAAATAGAATTTGTCCACATTTTTTACAGTGGTATATTTTTACTATACAAAACAATATAACTTCACTTCATGGTATTTCATCCTTCCTCTGTTTCAggtgtgtgggacatttcagaTCCACCAGGAGCCACAGGCTTTTCAACGGAGTGTGGTTGTTTATCTCTTGTAATTTCAAATTGCCTGAGAAGATCTGGGACTTTCCGGGTCAGGGTGTGTAGCTGTGTCCTGCTGACTCTCTGTTCCTGTATCTTGTGTCTGGCTggttcctgttttcatttcacttcccCCCGATGTTGTTTTGGCCTTTGAGTTGTTGCTTGCAGGGCTGTGTGTGGTTGCATCTGTGCTTATCTTTTGTTCTTTATCCCAGCCACTGCCCCCCTTGTCGGGTTTGTCTTGCCCCTGGTGATGACACAGAAATTGAAATCTTTGTTATGGGGCAAGGAAAAAGGTCACAATACAATTTAGGAGGCGATCTAATTCTCACAATTCATTATATATAGTGTCAAATGTATGGATTGTACTCAATAACCTTTTGCAGTTTTGCTCTTCCTCTTGGGTAATGTGCGATGCTGTCCATCAACTTGAGGGTTTTGAGCCAGTCATCATGCCAGCTCATGACATTATAGTGAGGCCTGCACTGGCTCAGGCGGAACAGGATCATTTGATTCTCCTCGGTGATACGGAGCAACTCCAGCTGTCGCTTCTCTTTGCCAAGGCTACAATGAAGAGCAGAGACAGGCTGTGCAACTGGGCTTTTAAACTATGTCTTGGCAAAACAACTTGAAATCCGTGTTTTCCACAACACGGATGGTTTAGCTGTGAAGCCCAAGGCTTAACTGACCTTTTCGTGTCGTAGTGATTTCTGTTGTCGACTCCTCCAGTCGTCCTCATGATGTGTGATATTCTTTCCATGAGCATGGTGTTTTCCTGCTGAATCCTCAGCGTCCTTTTCTCTTCAAGCTTCACAAGGtgatttaaaaagacaaacaatgcATTTACACTAGATAGACGATCTCATAATGTTACTATGATAACCGGAAATCAAAGTTTTGGTACTAAATTGTATCACTTTCTAAATTAAGGTCAGATACGATATTAATTGTGGTAATCATTTCTTATTGATTCTGTGAAAtgtcttattttatttgtttggaaCTTTACTGGATTGTTTCAATACTGTAACATCTGCTGCCATCGTATGGACATTAAGTAAACTGAGTGAAAAACATTAGCGAGAAAGAGGAACCTTTTGTTTCTTCAGCTTCAGATCCAGGTGACTATACGTCTTTGGTGgagttgtgtttattgttttttcagCAGACTTTACCTTGGGAACAAAATAACAAAGCAAAAATCTGATAACACAAGTTTCCGCAGGCAAATGCATTTGATTAGATTGTGGTTAAAACATTTAGTAACTGTGATTAACCAAAAACCAAAAGACGTGTTGCTCCTGACCTTCCGCTTGTGCAAATCATATGAAGCCTTGTCAAATTTCTGCTGAAGAAATTGGCTTACAGTGGGAAATGGTGATGGATGTGCCAGATGCTGCATCTTAGTCCtgtgaagaaaatataaatgacaAAGTTCCATAAACCTCTCACCCtaactagaaacagaaacacatgtattttttttgtatggtGTA from Pleuronectes platessa chromosome 14, fPlePla1.1, whole genome shotgun sequence carries:
- the cfap97d2 gene encoding uncharacterized protein cfap97d2 isoform X1, which produces MYDWQKTDCRHIAPVDLEVLEHEHTGQMRSCDIETPGEATGCKVSQRSTQRTKMQHLAHPSPFPTVSQFLQQKFDKASYDLHKRKVKSAEKTINTTPPKTYSHLDLKLKKQKLEEKRTLRIQQENTMLMERISHIMRTTGGVDNRNHYDTKSLGKEKRQLELLRITEENQMILFRLSQCRPHYNVMSWHDDWLKTLKLMDSIAHYPRGRAKLQKGQDKPDKGGSGWDKEQKISTDATTHSPASNNSKAKTTSGGSEMKTGTSQTQDTGTESQQDTATHPDPESPRSSQAI
- the cfap97d2 gene encoding sperm axonemal maintenance protein CFAP97D1 isoform X2; amino-acid sequence: MQHLAHPSPFPTVSQFLQQKFDKASYDLHKRKVKSAEKTINTTPPKTYSHLDLKLKKQKLEEKRTLRIQQENTMLMERISHIMRTTGGVDNRNHYDTKSLGKEKRQLELLRITEENQMILFRLSQCRPHYNVMSWHDDWLKTLKLMDSIAHYPRGRAKLQKGQDKPDKGGSGWDKEQKISTDATTHSPASNNSKAKTTSGGSEMKTGTSQTQDTGTESQQDTATHPDPESPRSSQAI